The following are encoded together in the Bos taurus isolate L1 Dominette 01449 registration number 42190680 breed Hereford chromosome 17, ARS-UCD2.0, whole genome shotgun sequence genome:
- the EWSR1 gene encoding RNA-binding protein EWS isoform X3, whose translation MASTDYSTYSQAAAQQGYSAYTAQPTQGYAQTTQQAYGQQSYGTYGQPTDVSYTQAQTTATYGQTAYATSYGQPPTGYSTPAAPQAYSQPVQGYGTGAYDTTTATVTTTQASYAAQSAYGTQPAYPAYGQQPAATAPARPQDGNKPAETSQPQSSTGGYNQPSLGYGQSNYSYPQVPGSYPMQPVSAPPSYPPTSYSSTQPTSYDQSSYSQQNTYGQPSSYGQQSSYGQQSSYGQQPPTSYPPQTGSYSQAPSQYSQQSSSYGQQSSFRQDHPSSMGVYGQESGGFSGPGENRSMSGPDNRGRGRGGFDRGGMSRGGRGGGRGGMGAGERGGFNKPGGPMDEGPDLDLGPPVDPDEDSDNSAIYVQGLNDSVTLDDLVDFFKQCGVVKMNKRTGQPMIHIYLDKETGKPKGDATVSYEDPATAKAAVEWFDGKDFQGSKLKVSLARKKPPMNSMRGGMPPREGRGMPPPLRGGPGGPGGPGGPMGRMGGRGGDRGGFPPRGPRGSRGNPSGGGNVQHRAGDWQCPNPGCGNQNFAWRTECNQCKAPKPEGFLPPPFPPPGGDRGRGGPGGMRGGRGGLMDRGGPGGMFRGGRGGDRGGFRGGRGMDRGGFGGGRRGGPGGPPGPLMEQMGGRRGGRGGPGKMDKGEHRQERRDRPY comes from the exons atggcGTCCACGG ATTATAGTACATACAGCCAAGCTGCAGCCCAGCAGGG CTACAGTGCTTACACCGCCCAGCCCACTCAAGGATATGCACAGACTACCCAG CAGGCATATGGGCAGCAAAGTTATGGAACCTATGGACAGCCCACTGATGTCAGCTATACCCAGGCTCAGACCACTGCAACCTATGGGCAGACCGCCTATGCAACTTCTTATGGACAGCCTCCCACTG GATATTCTACTCCAGCTGCCCCCCAGGCATACAGTCAGCCTGTCCAGGGGTACGGCACTGGTGCTTATGACACCACCACTGCTACGGTTACTACCACCCAGGCCTCCTATGCAGCTCAGTCTGCATATGGCACTCAGCCCGCTTACCCGGCGTATGGACAGCAGCCAGCAGCCACCGCGCCTGCAAG acCGCAGGATGGTAACAAACCCGCTGAGACTAGTCAACCTCAATCTAGCACAGGGGGTTACAACCAGCCCAGCCTAGGATATGGACAGAGTAACTACAGTTATCCCCAGGTGCCTGGGAGCTACCCCATGCAGCCGGTCTCAGCACCACCATCCTATCCTCCTACCAG ctaCTCCTCTACGCAGCCGACTAGTTATGATCAGAGCAGTTACTCCCAGCAGAACACCTACGGGCAGCCGAGCAGCTATGGACAGCAGAGTAGCTATGGTCAACAAAGCAGCTATGGGCAGCAGCCACCCACTAGTTACCCCCCCCAGACTGGATCCTACAGCCAGGCTCCAAGTCAATATAGTCAACAGAGCAGCAGCTACGGGCAGCAGA GTTCATTCCGACAGGACCACCCCAGTAGCATGGGTGTTTATGGGCAGGAGTCTGGAGGATTTTCCGGACCAGGAGAGAACCGGAGCATGAGTGGCCCTGATAACCGGGGCAGGGGAAGAGGGGGATTTGATCGTGGAGGCATGAGCAGAGGTGGGCGGGGAGGAGGACGCGGTGGAATGGG CGCTGGAGAGCGAGGTGGCTTCAATAAGCCTGGTG GACCCATGGATGAAGGACCAGACCTTGATTTAG GCCCACCTGTAGATCCAGATGAAGACTCTGACAACAGTGCCATTTATGTGCAAGGCCTGAACGACAGTGTGACTCTCGATGACCTGGTGGACTTCTTTAAGCAGTGTGGAGTCGTTAAG ATGAACAAGAGGACTGGACAACCCATGATCCATATTTACTTGGACAAGGAAACAGGAAAGCCCAAAGGCGATGCTACGGTGTCTTACGAAGACCCAGCAACTGCCAAAGCTGCTGTCGAGTGGTTTGATG GGAAAGATTTCCAAGGGAGCAAACTTAAAGTGTCTCTTGCTCGGAAGAAGCCGCCCATGAACAGCATGCGGGGAGGGATGCCGCCGCGCGAGGGCAGGGGGATGCCGCCGCCGCTCCGAGGAG GTCCAGGGGGCCCAGGAGGTCCTGGAGGACCCATGGGGCGCATGGGAGGCCGCGGAGGAGACAGAGGCGGCTTCCCACCAAGAGGGCCTCGCGGTTCCCGGGGGAACCcgtctggaggaggaaacgtcCAGCACCGAGCTGGAGACTGGCAGTGCCCCAACCC GGGCTGTGGGAACCAGAACTTCGCCTGGAGAACAGAGTGCAACCAGTGTAAGGCCCCAAAGCCTGAAGGCTTCCTCCCACCGCCTTTCCCGCCCCCAG GCGGTGACCGTGGCAGAGGTGGCCCTGGAGGCATGCGGGGAGGAAGAGGTGGCCTCATGGACCGCGGTGGTCCTGGTGGAATGTTCAGAGGCGGTCGTGGTGGAGACAGAGGTGGCTTCCGTGGCGGCCGGGGCATGGACCGCGGTGGCTTTGGTGGTGGAAGACGAGGTGGCCCTGGGGGACCCCCTGGACCACTGATGGAACAGATGGGAGGACGACGAGGCGGGCGAGGAGGACCTGGAAAGATGGATAA AGGCGAGCACCGTCAGGAGCGCAGAGACCGGCCCTACTAG
- the EWSR1 gene encoding RNA-binding protein EWS isoform X4, with translation MQPVSAPPSYPPTSYSSTQPTSYDQSSYSQQNTYGQPSSYGQQSSYGQQSSYGQQPPTSYPPQTGSYSQAPSQYSQQSSSYGQQSSFRQDHPSSMGVYGQESGGFSGPGENRSMSGPDNRGRGRGGFDRGGMSRGGRGGGRGGMGSAGERGGFNKPGGPMDEGPDLDLGPPVDPDEDSDNSAIYVQGLNDSVTLDDLVDFFKQCGVVKMNKRTGQPMIHIYLDKETGKPKGDATVSYEDPATAKAAVEWFDGKDFQGSKLKVSLARKKPPMNSMRGGMPPREGRGMPPPLRGGPGGPGGPGGPMGRMGGRGGDRGGFPPRGPRGSRGNPSGGGNVQHRAGDWQCPNPGCGNQNFAWRTECNQCKAPKPEGFLPPPFPPPGGDRGRGGPGGMRGGRGGLMDRGGPGGMFRGGRGGDRGGFRGGRGMDRGGFGGGRRGGPGGPPGPLMEQMGGRRGGRGGPGKMDKGEHRQERRDRPY, from the exons ATGCAGCCGGTCTCAGCACCACCATCCTATCCTCCTACCAG ctaCTCCTCTACGCAGCCGACTAGTTATGATCAGAGCAGTTACTCCCAGCAGAACACCTACGGGCAGCCGAGCAGCTATGGACAGCAGAGTAGCTATGGTCAACAAAGCAGCTATGGGCAGCAGCCACCCACTAGTTACCCCCCCCAGACTGGATCCTACAGCCAGGCTCCAAGTCAATATAGTCAACAGAGCAGCAGCTACGGGCAGCAGA GTTCATTCCGACAGGACCACCCCAGTAGCATGGGTGTTTATGGGCAGGAGTCTGGAGGATTTTCCGGACCAGGAGAGAACCGGAGCATGAGTGGCCCTGATAACCGGGGCAGGGGAAGAGGGGGATTTGATCGTGGAGGCATGAGCAGAGGTGGGCGGGGAGGAGGACGCGGTGGAATGGG CAGCGCTGGAGAGCGAGGTGGCTTCAATAAGCCTGGTG GACCCATGGATGAAGGACCAGACCTTGATTTAG GCCCACCTGTAGATCCAGATGAAGACTCTGACAACAGTGCCATTTATGTGCAAGGCCTGAACGACAGTGTGACTCTCGATGACCTGGTGGACTTCTTTAAGCAGTGTGGAGTCGTTAAG ATGAACAAGAGGACTGGACAACCCATGATCCATATTTACTTGGACAAGGAAACAGGAAAGCCCAAAGGCGATGCTACGGTGTCTTACGAAGACCCAGCAACTGCCAAAGCTGCTGTCGAGTGGTTTGATG GGAAAGATTTCCAAGGGAGCAAACTTAAAGTGTCTCTTGCTCGGAAGAAGCCGCCCATGAACAGCATGCGGGGAGGGATGCCGCCGCGCGAGGGCAGGGGGATGCCGCCGCCGCTCCGAGGAG GTCCAGGGGGCCCAGGAGGTCCTGGAGGACCCATGGGGCGCATGGGAGGCCGCGGAGGAGACAGAGGCGGCTTCCCACCAAGAGGGCCTCGCGGTTCCCGGGGGAACCcgtctggaggaggaaacgtcCAGCACCGAGCTGGAGACTGGCAGTGCCCCAACCC GGGCTGTGGGAACCAGAACTTCGCCTGGAGAACAGAGTGCAACCAGTGTAAGGCCCCAAAGCCTGAAGGCTTCCTCCCACCGCCTTTCCCGCCCCCAG GCGGTGACCGTGGCAGAGGTGGCCCTGGAGGCATGCGGGGAGGAAGAGGTGGCCTCATGGACCGCGGTGGTCCTGGTGGAATGTTCAGAGGCGGTCGTGGTGGAGACAGAGGTGGCTTCCGTGGCGGCCGGGGCATGGACCGCGGTGGCTTTGGTGGTGGAAGACGAGGTGGCCCTGGGGGACCCCCTGGACCACTGATGGAACAGATGGGAGGACGACGAGGCGGGCGAGGAGGACCTGGAAAGATGGATAA AGGCGAGCACCGTCAGGAGCGCAGAGACCGGCCCTACTAG
- the EWSR1 gene encoding RNA-binding protein EWS isoform X1: protein MASTDYSTYSQAAAQQGYSAYTAQPTQGYAQTTQQAYGQQSYGTYGQPTDVSYTQAQTTATYGQTAYATSYGQPPTGYSTPAAPQAYSQPVQGYGTGAYDTTTATVTTTQASYAAQSAYGTQPAYPAYGQQPAATAPARPQDGNKPAETSQPQSSTGGYNQPSLGYGQSNYSYPQVPGSYPMQPVSAPPSYPPTSYSSTQPTSYDQSSYSQQNTYGQPSSYGQQSSYGQQSSYGQQPPTSYPPQTGSYSQAPSQYSQQSSSYGQQSSFRQDHPSSMGVYGQESGGFSGPGENRSMSGPDNRGRGRGGFDRGGMSRGGRGGGRGGMGSAGERGGFNKPGGPMDEGPDLDLGPPVDPDEDSDNSAIYVQGLNDSVTLDDLVDFFKQCGVVKMNKRTGQPMIHIYLDKETGKPKGDATVSYEDPATAKAAVEWFDGKDFQGSKLKVSLARKKPPMNSMRGGMPPREGRGMPPPLRGGPGGPGGPGGPMGRMGGRGGDRGGFPPRGPRGSRGNPSGGGNVQHRAGDWQCPNPGCGNQNFAWRTECNQCKAPKPEGFLPPPFPPPGGDRGRGGPGGMRGGRGGLMDRGGPGGMFRGGRGGDRGGFRGGRGMDRGGFGGGRRGGPGGPPGPLMEQMGGRRGGRGGPGKMDKGEHRQERRDRPY from the exons atggcGTCCACGG ATTATAGTACATACAGCCAAGCTGCAGCCCAGCAGGG CTACAGTGCTTACACCGCCCAGCCCACTCAAGGATATGCACAGACTACCCAG CAGGCATATGGGCAGCAAAGTTATGGAACCTATGGACAGCCCACTGATGTCAGCTATACCCAGGCTCAGACCACTGCAACCTATGGGCAGACCGCCTATGCAACTTCTTATGGACAGCCTCCCACTG GATATTCTACTCCAGCTGCCCCCCAGGCATACAGTCAGCCTGTCCAGGGGTACGGCACTGGTGCTTATGACACCACCACTGCTACGGTTACTACCACCCAGGCCTCCTATGCAGCTCAGTCTGCATATGGCACTCAGCCCGCTTACCCGGCGTATGGACAGCAGCCAGCAGCCACCGCGCCTGCAAG acCGCAGGATGGTAACAAACCCGCTGAGACTAGTCAACCTCAATCTAGCACAGGGGGTTACAACCAGCCCAGCCTAGGATATGGACAGAGTAACTACAGTTATCCCCAGGTGCCTGGGAGCTACCCCATGCAGCCGGTCTCAGCACCACCATCCTATCCTCCTACCAG ctaCTCCTCTACGCAGCCGACTAGTTATGATCAGAGCAGTTACTCCCAGCAGAACACCTACGGGCAGCCGAGCAGCTATGGACAGCAGAGTAGCTATGGTCAACAAAGCAGCTATGGGCAGCAGCCACCCACTAGTTACCCCCCCCAGACTGGATCCTACAGCCAGGCTCCAAGTCAATATAGTCAACAGAGCAGCAGCTACGGGCAGCAGA GTTCATTCCGACAGGACCACCCCAGTAGCATGGGTGTTTATGGGCAGGAGTCTGGAGGATTTTCCGGACCAGGAGAGAACCGGAGCATGAGTGGCCCTGATAACCGGGGCAGGGGAAGAGGGGGATTTGATCGTGGAGGCATGAGCAGAGGTGGGCGGGGAGGAGGACGCGGTGGAATGGG CAGCGCTGGAGAGCGAGGTGGCTTCAATAAGCCTGGTG GACCCATGGATGAAGGACCAGACCTTGATTTAG GCCCACCTGTAGATCCAGATGAAGACTCTGACAACAGTGCCATTTATGTGCAAGGCCTGAACGACAGTGTGACTCTCGATGACCTGGTGGACTTCTTTAAGCAGTGTGGAGTCGTTAAG ATGAACAAGAGGACTGGACAACCCATGATCCATATTTACTTGGACAAGGAAACAGGAAAGCCCAAAGGCGATGCTACGGTGTCTTACGAAGACCCAGCAACTGCCAAAGCTGCTGTCGAGTGGTTTGATG GGAAAGATTTCCAAGGGAGCAAACTTAAAGTGTCTCTTGCTCGGAAGAAGCCGCCCATGAACAGCATGCGGGGAGGGATGCCGCCGCGCGAGGGCAGGGGGATGCCGCCGCCGCTCCGAGGAG GTCCAGGGGGCCCAGGAGGTCCTGGAGGACCCATGGGGCGCATGGGAGGCCGCGGAGGAGACAGAGGCGGCTTCCCACCAAGAGGGCCTCGCGGTTCCCGGGGGAACCcgtctggaggaggaaacgtcCAGCACCGAGCTGGAGACTGGCAGTGCCCCAACCC GGGCTGTGGGAACCAGAACTTCGCCTGGAGAACAGAGTGCAACCAGTGTAAGGCCCCAAAGCCTGAAGGCTTCCTCCCACCGCCTTTCCCGCCCCCAG GCGGTGACCGTGGCAGAGGTGGCCCTGGAGGCATGCGGGGAGGAAGAGGTGGCCTCATGGACCGCGGTGGTCCTGGTGGAATGTTCAGAGGCGGTCGTGGTGGAGACAGAGGTGGCTTCCGTGGCGGCCGGGGCATGGACCGCGGTGGCTTTGGTGGTGGAAGACGAGGTGGCCCTGGGGGACCCCCTGGACCACTGATGGAACAGATGGGAGGACGACGAGGCGGGCGAGGAGGACCTGGAAAGATGGATAA AGGCGAGCACCGTCAGGAGCGCAGAGACCGGCCCTACTAG
- the EWSR1 gene encoding RNA-binding protein EWS isoform X2, giving the protein MASTDYSTYSQAAAQQGYSAYTAQPTQGYAQTTQAYGQQSYGTYGQPTDVSYTQAQTTATYGQTAYATSYGQPPTGYSTPAAPQAYSQPVQGYGTGAYDTTTATVTTTQASYAAQSAYGTQPAYPAYGQQPAATAPARPQDGNKPAETSQPQSSTGGYNQPSLGYGQSNYSYPQVPGSYPMQPVSAPPSYPPTSYSSTQPTSYDQSSYSQQNTYGQPSSYGQQSSYGQQSSYGQQPPTSYPPQTGSYSQAPSQYSQQSSSYGQQSSFRQDHPSSMGVYGQESGGFSGPGENRSMSGPDNRGRGRGGFDRGGMSRGGRGGGRGGMGSAGERGGFNKPGGPMDEGPDLDLGPPVDPDEDSDNSAIYVQGLNDSVTLDDLVDFFKQCGVVKMNKRTGQPMIHIYLDKETGKPKGDATVSYEDPATAKAAVEWFDGKDFQGSKLKVSLARKKPPMNSMRGGMPPREGRGMPPPLRGGPGGPGGPGGPMGRMGGRGGDRGGFPPRGPRGSRGNPSGGGNVQHRAGDWQCPNPGCGNQNFAWRTECNQCKAPKPEGFLPPPFPPPGGDRGRGGPGGMRGGRGGLMDRGGPGGMFRGGRGGDRGGFRGGRGMDRGGFGGGRRGGPGGPPGPLMEQMGGRRGGRGGPGKMDKGEHRQERRDRPY; this is encoded by the exons atggcGTCCACGG ATTATAGTACATACAGCCAAGCTGCAGCCCAGCAGGG CTACAGTGCTTACACCGCCCAGCCCACTCAAGGATATGCACAGACTACCCAG GCATATGGGCAGCAAAGTTATGGAACCTATGGACAGCCCACTGATGTCAGCTATACCCAGGCTCAGACCACTGCAACCTATGGGCAGACCGCCTATGCAACTTCTTATGGACAGCCTCCCACTG GATATTCTACTCCAGCTGCCCCCCAGGCATACAGTCAGCCTGTCCAGGGGTACGGCACTGGTGCTTATGACACCACCACTGCTACGGTTACTACCACCCAGGCCTCCTATGCAGCTCAGTCTGCATATGGCACTCAGCCCGCTTACCCGGCGTATGGACAGCAGCCAGCAGCCACCGCGCCTGCAAG acCGCAGGATGGTAACAAACCCGCTGAGACTAGTCAACCTCAATCTAGCACAGGGGGTTACAACCAGCCCAGCCTAGGATATGGACAGAGTAACTACAGTTATCCCCAGGTGCCTGGGAGCTACCCCATGCAGCCGGTCTCAGCACCACCATCCTATCCTCCTACCAG ctaCTCCTCTACGCAGCCGACTAGTTATGATCAGAGCAGTTACTCCCAGCAGAACACCTACGGGCAGCCGAGCAGCTATGGACAGCAGAGTAGCTATGGTCAACAAAGCAGCTATGGGCAGCAGCCACCCACTAGTTACCCCCCCCAGACTGGATCCTACAGCCAGGCTCCAAGTCAATATAGTCAACAGAGCAGCAGCTACGGGCAGCAGA GTTCATTCCGACAGGACCACCCCAGTAGCATGGGTGTTTATGGGCAGGAGTCTGGAGGATTTTCCGGACCAGGAGAGAACCGGAGCATGAGTGGCCCTGATAACCGGGGCAGGGGAAGAGGGGGATTTGATCGTGGAGGCATGAGCAGAGGTGGGCGGGGAGGAGGACGCGGTGGAATGGG CAGCGCTGGAGAGCGAGGTGGCTTCAATAAGCCTGGTG GACCCATGGATGAAGGACCAGACCTTGATTTAG GCCCACCTGTAGATCCAGATGAAGACTCTGACAACAGTGCCATTTATGTGCAAGGCCTGAACGACAGTGTGACTCTCGATGACCTGGTGGACTTCTTTAAGCAGTGTGGAGTCGTTAAG ATGAACAAGAGGACTGGACAACCCATGATCCATATTTACTTGGACAAGGAAACAGGAAAGCCCAAAGGCGATGCTACGGTGTCTTACGAAGACCCAGCAACTGCCAAAGCTGCTGTCGAGTGGTTTGATG GGAAAGATTTCCAAGGGAGCAAACTTAAAGTGTCTCTTGCTCGGAAGAAGCCGCCCATGAACAGCATGCGGGGAGGGATGCCGCCGCGCGAGGGCAGGGGGATGCCGCCGCCGCTCCGAGGAG GTCCAGGGGGCCCAGGAGGTCCTGGAGGACCCATGGGGCGCATGGGAGGCCGCGGAGGAGACAGAGGCGGCTTCCCACCAAGAGGGCCTCGCGGTTCCCGGGGGAACCcgtctggaggaggaaacgtcCAGCACCGAGCTGGAGACTGGCAGTGCCCCAACCC GGGCTGTGGGAACCAGAACTTCGCCTGGAGAACAGAGTGCAACCAGTGTAAGGCCCCAAAGCCTGAAGGCTTCCTCCCACCGCCTTTCCCGCCCCCAG GCGGTGACCGTGGCAGAGGTGGCCCTGGAGGCATGCGGGGAGGAAGAGGTGGCCTCATGGACCGCGGTGGTCCTGGTGGAATGTTCAGAGGCGGTCGTGGTGGAGACAGAGGTGGCTTCCGTGGCGGCCGGGGCATGGACCGCGGTGGCTTTGGTGGTGGAAGACGAGGTGGCCCTGGGGGACCCCCTGGACCACTGATGGAACAGATGGGAGGACGACGAGGCGGGCGAGGAGGACCTGGAAAGATGGATAA AGGCGAGCACCGTCAGGAGCGCAGAGACCGGCCCTACTAG
- the EWSR1 gene encoding RNA-binding protein EWS, with protein MASTDYSTYSQAAAQQGYSAYTAQPTQGYAQTTQAYGQQSYGTYGQPTDVSYTQAQTTATYGQTAYATSYGQPPTGYSTPAAPQAYSQPVQGYGTGAYDTTTATVTTTQASYAAQSAYGTQPAYPAYGQQPAATAPARPQDGNKPAETSQPQSSTGGYNQPSLGYGQSNYSYPQVPGSYPMQPVSAPPSYPPTSYSSTQPTSYDQSSYSQQNTYGQPSSYGQQSSYGQQSSYGQQPPTSYPPQTGSYSQAPSQYSQQSSSYGQQSSFRQDHPSSMGVYGQESGGFSGPGENRSMSGPDNRGRGRGGFDRGGMSRGGRGGGRGGMGAGERGGFNKPGGPMDEGPDLDLGPPVDPDEDSDNSAIYVQGLNDSVTLDDLVDFFKQCGVVKMNKRTGQPMIHIYLDKETGKPKGDATVSYEDPATAKAAVEWFDGKDFQGSKLKVSLARKKPPMNSMRGGMPPREGRGMPPPLRGGPGGPGGPGGPMGRMGGRGGDRGGFPPRGPRGSRGNPSGGGNVQHRAGDWQCPNPGCGNQNFAWRTECNQCKAPKPEGFLPPPFPPPGGDRGRGGPGGMRGGRGGLMDRGGPGGMFRGGRGGDRGGFRGGRGMDRGGFGGGRRGGPGGPPGPLMEQMGGRRGGRGGPGKMDKGEHRQERRDRPY; from the exons atggcGTCCACGG ATTATAGTACATACAGCCAAGCTGCAGCCCAGCAGGG CTACAGTGCTTACACCGCCCAGCCCACTCAAGGATATGCACAGACTACCCAG GCATATGGGCAGCAAAGTTATGGAACCTATGGACAGCCCACTGATGTCAGCTATACCCAGGCTCAGACCACTGCAACCTATGGGCAGACCGCCTATGCAACTTCTTATGGACAGCCTCCCACTG GATATTCTACTCCAGCTGCCCCCCAGGCATACAGTCAGCCTGTCCAGGGGTACGGCACTGGTGCTTATGACACCACCACTGCTACGGTTACTACCACCCAGGCCTCCTATGCAGCTCAGTCTGCATATGGCACTCAGCCCGCTTACCCGGCGTATGGACAGCAGCCAGCAGCCACCGCGCCTGCAAG acCGCAGGATGGTAACAAACCCGCTGAGACTAGTCAACCTCAATCTAGCACAGGGGGTTACAACCAGCCCAGCCTAGGATATGGACAGAGTAACTACAGTTATCCCCAGGTGCCTGGGAGCTACCCCATGCAGCCGGTCTCAGCACCACCATCCTATCCTCCTACCAG ctaCTCCTCTACGCAGCCGACTAGTTATGATCAGAGCAGTTACTCCCAGCAGAACACCTACGGGCAGCCGAGCAGCTATGGACAGCAGAGTAGCTATGGTCAACAAAGCAGCTATGGGCAGCAGCCACCCACTAGTTACCCCCCCCAGACTGGATCCTACAGCCAGGCTCCAAGTCAATATAGTCAACAGAGCAGCAGCTACGGGCAGCAGA GTTCATTCCGACAGGACCACCCCAGTAGCATGGGTGTTTATGGGCAGGAGTCTGGAGGATTTTCCGGACCAGGAGAGAACCGGAGCATGAGTGGCCCTGATAACCGGGGCAGGGGAAGAGGGGGATTTGATCGTGGAGGCATGAGCAGAGGTGGGCGGGGAGGAGGACGCGGTGGAATGGG CGCTGGAGAGCGAGGTGGCTTCAATAAGCCTGGTG GACCCATGGATGAAGGACCAGACCTTGATTTAG GCCCACCTGTAGATCCAGATGAAGACTCTGACAACAGTGCCATTTATGTGCAAGGCCTGAACGACAGTGTGACTCTCGATGACCTGGTGGACTTCTTTAAGCAGTGTGGAGTCGTTAAG ATGAACAAGAGGACTGGACAACCCATGATCCATATTTACTTGGACAAGGAAACAGGAAAGCCCAAAGGCGATGCTACGGTGTCTTACGAAGACCCAGCAACTGCCAAAGCTGCTGTCGAGTGGTTTGATG GGAAAGATTTCCAAGGGAGCAAACTTAAAGTGTCTCTTGCTCGGAAGAAGCCGCCCATGAACAGCATGCGGGGAGGGATGCCGCCGCGCGAGGGCAGGGGGATGCCGCCGCCGCTCCGAGGAG GTCCAGGGGGCCCAGGAGGTCCTGGAGGACCCATGGGGCGCATGGGAGGCCGCGGAGGAGACAGAGGCGGCTTCCCACCAAGAGGGCCTCGCGGTTCCCGGGGGAACCcgtctggaggaggaaacgtcCAGCACCGAGCTGGAGACTGGCAGTGCCCCAACCC GGGCTGTGGGAACCAGAACTTCGCCTGGAGAACAGAGTGCAACCAGTGTAAGGCCCCAAAGCCTGAAGGCTTCCTCCCACCGCCTTTCCCGCCCCCAG GCGGTGACCGTGGCAGAGGTGGCCCTGGAGGCATGCGGGGAGGAAGAGGTGGCCTCATGGACCGCGGTGGTCCTGGTGGAATGTTCAGAGGCGGTCGTGGTGGAGACAGAGGTGGCTTCCGTGGCGGCCGGGGCATGGACCGCGGTGGCTTTGGTGGTGGAAGACGAGGTGGCCCTGGGGGACCCCCTGGACCACTGATGGAACAGATGGGAGGACGACGAGGCGGGCGAGGAGGACCTGGAAAGATGGATAA AGGCGAGCACCGTCAGGAGCGCAGAGACCGGCCCTACTAG